One part of the Lemur catta isolate mLemCat1 chromosome 13, mLemCat1.pri, whole genome shotgun sequence genome encodes these proteins:
- the LOC123649213 gene encoding protein RoBo-1-like, with product MLQSSGLKSLLAVCVLAASAFSTVERYPCTQCLLDECGTNRQTICKTSHGCFSNKQELNTSGQRSELFQQKGCSSSTCVPLSFSATLGNEKTFAFGHQCCAAAQCNRELFPALQKSSDSNGVTCRACFNETDLSCHPTPLTCTGVETKCVEVVGTAGKILVLYGMGCATEAACSLRGAEVLGSLRINAYCVDPISGSRPLAPILSSTLTGLFLLKVSL from the exons ATGCTGCAGTCCTCCGGCCTAAAGTCCCTCCTTGCGGTCTGTGTCCTCGCCGCGTCTGCTTTCAGCACTGTGG AGCGTTATCCGTGTACACAGTGTCTTCTTGATGAATGTGGAACCAACAGGCAGACGATTTGTAAAACCTCTCACGGCTGCTTTAGCAACAAGCAAGAACTGAACACGTCAG GGCAGCGCTCGGAACTTTTCCAGCAGAAAGGCTGTTCTTCAAGCACGTGTGTCCCGCTGTCCTTCTCGGCCACACTGGGGAACGAGAAGACGTTCGCGTTCGGCCACCAGTGCTGCGCAGCGGCGCAGTGCAACCGGGAGCTGTTTCCAG CGCTTCAGAAATCCTCGGACTCCAATGGCGTTACGTGTCGCGCCTGCTTCAATGAAACGGACCTTTCCTGCCACCCAACCCCGCTCACCTGCACAGGGGTAGAGACCAAGTGTGTGGAGGTTGTGGGCACAG CCGGCAAAATCCTGGTGCTGTACGGTATGGGCTGTGCGACCGAGGCTGCCTGCAGCCTGAGGGGTGCGGAAGTGCTGGGCAGCCTGAGAATCAACGCCTACTGCGTAGACCCCATCAGCGGAAGCCGCCCACTGGCACCCATCCTCTCGTCCACCCTGACTGGCCTCTTCCTGCTGAAAGTCTCGCTTTGA